Part of the Sphingobacterium sp. LZ7M1 genome, TATGGCTTCAAAATCAATCTTTTTGCCACTGATTTTTGCTAGTAAGCAATAGAATCCAATTGAAAGTTCATATCCTTCCAATTACTCATGGCAAATACCAAGTCAGCATCGGCTTGAACCTGTATGCTCTTCATCAGTTGCGATTTTATAGCTTTGGTAGCATCCATTACAGTAGCTTCAACAGATACCTCGGAGATCATCTTTGGGTTAGCAAATCGACAGAAGCTTAAGTCTGGTGCCAAGGTCATGTCCACATCTTCGGTTTCATGCAATTGCAATCCTTTTATGCTAATACTTCGGATTTCATTTTCAATGACCCTGGAAAAGGTCAGTCCCAATGGTTTATTCCTTTGGCTCTTTATCCTAATCTGTGTAGCATCTGCATTGACCATCAAGATATCACGTTCATCTTTCTTGGTTTCTATGTTTTCCAGCTTTATCATCGCTCCATCCGGCATGATACTATTGTATGTATAGCTGCCATTTGCAGTGCCTTTGATATTACGGGTCAAGCTCTGTCCAAATGGCAACAGATAAGCTCCAGGGATAAGATAACAAGGATGACTGTTTGGAATATCACTATACAGCTTTCCATCAAAGTTTCCGGTCTTTCTACCTTCAGCATCGGTAACTTCAATATCCGCTGGGCTCAACAAAAAGTCTAAAATAAAAGTGCTCAGCCCAAAAGGTCCAGAAAACGGCATATCATGATCCGCCAGGTTATAGGCTCCATTGCTCATCATAGCTAAGGTAATTCCGTTACTTAAAGTAAAGCCTGCCTTCTTGTTGTAGCTATATCGCAATTCTCCGTCTTCTAGAGAAAAAGTTAGGAAACAATCTTCATTATCATGGTTATTGCAATCCCATACTTTGAGCTGCACGCCATCCAAACTATTAATCGTTGTTTTTCCATCAGCAGAAAGCTGGGCTCCGGGATGATTTTCAGGATATATAAATTTATAAGGGAAGATACAATGTGAATCACTCAACTTATCAAAATAACCACTATCCCAAACCTCACCCGAAGGAACAAAAAACAGCAAAGGTGAATTATTTCGATCACATCCTTTCAGGAAGGTGGTTTCAATCTGCCTTATGGCAGTCTCAATATTCTTTCCTGCCCTTCTTCCACAATCGTGAAAATAAAGCAAAGATTCCTTGCTCAACAACTTGCCATGTATACCGGTGAGTTCAGTCATAATATCTGCCTGAGGAATGGTGGAGATATTCAGGTTTTCATTAAATAGGTTATCGGCAACCTTGGCCGACATCGATGTACAAAATCCAGTAGCTAATCCACCATCTCCCTTCCCTTTCAGGAAGTAATAATAAAAGGCGTAAAATGCAGCGGTAAGGATAGGATGTCCAAATATGGGATCGATCGTCTCATGCCAAACTTCTGAACTTCCAAAGGTTGCCTTAAAGGTATCCCAACTTGGCTTACCGATGTTAGGATTATGGAATCCTAAATTGTTGTGACCATATTTAAAGCGAATTTCAAGTATCCCTTTCACCTTGGCAACACGGACATTACTGCGCATACCATCAGGATTCTGGACCAGTAAGGATTTTTCAACTCCCACCTGCATTCCTTCATCGACTCCTACCATGGTAAAACTCAGTTTTGTTCCAGGGTTCGAAACCGTGGTAGGTAGACTCTGACCATTGACCAAGATCGCTGCTCCATCCAAAAATGCCTTTCCTGTGACCTCCACCAAAGAACCCGGAATCAGTCCGTTTACAAACTCATCCAGTTGAGGTTTGATCCGAACAATAATGCGATTACTTTCCTTATTATCTAAGGCTCTCCTAAAAAATATCACCTTAGAGCCACCCTTGGCATCGGCCGGCATGGTCACCTCCATTGTACCATCAGGGAGCAAGTTTTTCGACAAGGTTACAGTTCCATCATAAATAAAGGTATCAGCATTCGTAAAGACATTTCCTTTGAGGATTATTTTATCGCCGGGAAAAATTTCATAGGTGCTTGCGGAAGTAATAAATGGCAAGGTCATCTGTTCGTCCCAATCAGCTTGTGTGAATTGAAAAAAATCATTTTCCCCATCCTGTCCATTATATTGCCCCAAAGGTCCATCATAACCACGTTGTCCTTTCGCTCCCGTATCACCAGCCCTCGCACCATGGCAATCCTCTCCATTTCCCGGTCTGCCACCCTGTCCACCATCACCACCTTCAGCTCCGGGACCTCCAAAACCTGCCTGTCCACCTTGATTTTTCCATTTAAAACTTTGTTGGGTAACAGATTGTTCCAAAGTTCCTATAAGTACTCCGATGGAAATATTACCGGCATTTCCTCCCACCCCACCAATTCCTCCATTTCCACCGTTGCCACCGTCTCCACCACGGCCTCCATTCCCACCTTCACTATAGCAAGAACCCCAAAACCACGCTTTCCCAAATCGTCCACCCT contains:
- a CDS encoding LamG-like jellyroll fold domain-containing protein, with the translated sequence MENLFSFKVKEGQILPDTGVLKNLNWKTVGEVGLEGTAMKLSDSHVDMELEIPDDQLNEFTLTLEVTPDQVNGNKQMIFESEGKPISLYLDPNGNLITEMESDQGVKSLMSSEPMPAGRASTIRVLKYADGKAELEVNGKVVATDANMGKINNWGKQQFRLGGSFNGSANSFQGSIAKIEMENGAISSSLLQERAKEVGIISQKIKAALDIQNILVHIDFNEGRSQLKRIKQVMQSLGIKSIDDLGTLKLDGSKSIKPGDVLIGRKRSFLDSIRWESVSEAFNSATITSKVDMLNNKLGNAKSFKHFDIKKTTVPNILGRGGNRRRGINLGASNPQSTGMKWKDLFKETDGKIELKNKTDFKKTFEAINPSLWPTLMEGYQVMGGPSVIGQRETVIIAKKIDLTNVHLEVSADVETLTIYAEELICGPDAWIIWKRPGGFTPARTDDPYLNGLPNYNRSPRSRDYDNHTGRQGGRGADGMVGQNGAAGRNAPNLKLWVKDLKNLPNIDLNGENGIQGGQGQRGGNGGNGEGGRFGKAWFWGSCYSEGGNGGRGGDGGNGGNGGIGGVGGNAGNISIGVLIGTLEQSVTQQSFKWKNQGGQAGFGGPGAEGGDGGQGGRPGNGEDCHGARAGDTGAKGQRGYDGPLGQYNGQDGENDFFQFTQADWDEQMTLPFITSASTYEIFPGDKIILKGNVFTNADTFIYDGTVTLSKNLLPDGTMEVTMPADAKGGSKVIFFRRALDNKESNRIIVRIKPQLDEFVNGLIPGSLVEVTGKAFLDGAAILVNGQSLPTTVSNPGTKLSFTMVGVDEGMQVGVEKSLLVQNPDGMRSNVRVAKVKGILEIRFKYGHNNLGFHNPNIGKPSWDTFKATFGSSEVWHETIDPIFGHPILTAAFYAFYYYFLKGKGDGGLATGFCTSMSAKVADNLFNENLNISTIPQADIMTELTGIHGKLLSKESLLYFHDCGRRAGKNIETAIRQIETTFLKGCDRNNSPLLFFVPSGEVWDSGYFDKLSDSHCIFPYKFIYPENHPGAQLSADGKTTINSLDGVQLKVWDCNNHDNEDCFLTFSLEDGELRYSYNKKAGFTLSNGITLAMMSNGAYNLADHDMPFSGPFGLSTFILDFLLSPADIEVTDAEGRKTGNFDGKLYSDIPNSHPCYLIPGAYLLPFGQSLTRNIKGTANGSYTYNSIMPDGAMIKLENIETKKDERDILMVNADATQIRIKSQRNKPLGLTFSRVIENEIRSISIKGLQLHETEDVDMTLAPDLSFCRFANPKMISEVSVEATVMDATKAIKSQLMKSIQVQADADLVFAMSNWKDMNFQLDSIAY